The sequence ATCCTGTAAAAGGCGGTGGTCTAACCTCTTAGAATAATCAAAGCGCTAAGCTTTCTTTATATAGATAGATGGTTTCAATATTCATACATGACACTGGGAAGGCACATATTACAAATAATGCAAGTAATGAATTAACAATTCTGTCGATCCTACACTCTTCCATGCGATCGGAGCTGCCATTACCTATCATTTTTAGTTGAGTAGAGTAGGAAGAGGGGAGGAGCACCCTTCTCAAATTTGGAACTTCTTGATACAACTtgttatattagttttatggAGTGTTTTATACGTTACTAGTCTGATATGATTGGAGCTTTTCTTTAACTTGTTTCCtcagttttttattttattgctatTGTTCCCAGCCCACCACTGAGCTGTTCTAATCTGCCGTGCTCTATTCCACTTCTCAATGTTCCTAAGTCTTGCATACATCTTTCGAATCTTATTGAGCTTTTGAGATTGATCAGCTATAATACCGGCTGTCGAGGGGTTCTCATTGAAGACTACCTCATATCCATCACGGAACGAATCCATTCCTCCAGTGAAAAGTTGccagaacatgccacctgcaGCTGCACCTCCACCTCTTGCCGACGAATATATAGCCCAGTAGACTGTGTTAAACAGCTGATCCCTTTGGTTATAAGCAGCGGTTCTTGATGATTTTCCAAACTCTGCAAAGAGAACTGGCTTGTGAAGAATGTTCTGTGCATCCTGAATGTGATTGTTGAGCCAATCGTTCAAGAAAGATTGCTGGCTCTCGTCATCTGCACTAGGTAGCCTGTTCAAAAAGAATATTGTCCCATATTATCAGCTATATCATTGAGCTTATTACCTAGAAAAATATATGGCAGAATTGATATTTCCAAAATTTACCATTGGTCAGGGTAAGAGTGAACAGTGGCAAAGTCAATGTCAGGGATCTGATTATTCGCAACGAAATCTGTCCCTATTTGAAAGTTTGGATTGTAGTGCTGTTTCTCTGATGATGACTGCCCATAAAACCCTTCCAAGCCTGCCTCTAGTAAGTGGTTGCTATCAATGGATTTCACGTAAGAAGCCATCTCTGTAATCCAGGTCTGCCATAAGAAgcacaattaaaccaaattcTAAACTTATAGACCatgctttatatatatatatatatatatatatgcactTGTTTTCACTCGTAAGAAAAGAGATGCCTCCAACCTGAATGGTCTTTCCTGAAGGATCAGAGGTGCATCTCGGCTCATTCATAAGCTCCCAAGCCATGATTGTTGGTTCATCTTTGTAAGCAACTCCAGTGATGCTGTTCCTCCTTGTGAGAACAGTCTTATCACACAAAGGTTAAAAATTTCAGAgtaattactaaatttatcCACTGAAGTTAACAAtgtttattttgaattttcattACCTAAGgtgaaagaattaaaatttaaatcaactTGTATCAACTAATAGGAGTGAAGGTTCAACAGCCAGTTATTTAACCTTTCAGGGCTATCATcagaaataataatgatgataaaaaagagagagagagaaactgacCTTAATATGATTCTTGTAGTATCCTTTAACTACAGAATTTGTAAAGAAATCATCATCAGATGAAATAGACTGGCCTTGACTCCTTGCCCAGTTCACATACTGCTTTTTCCCTCCAAAGCTCTCGTAGTTGTTCACCAAACTCAACACCAGCTTAATCCCATTTCTCTTTGCTTCAGATATTACAAAATCCAACCCCTTTAAACCccaaagaaaatggaaatttaaaataaaataaataagggaagaagaagaagaagaagaagaaaattagaaaCCAGATCAAATGATCATCAGATCTTTTgcaaagtatatatatatagagagagagagagagagagaaattgaCAAGGGTATAAGACTAACCTGAAAGGCCTGCTCATTATAGGAACCAGGAGAATATTGTAAAGCTCTATCTTGGCCATCATTGAAAGCCCAAGTTCTTGCAAGGGTAAGGCCATGGTTTCTAGCTTCTTGAAAAACAGATGAGACTTTGTTTCTCATAGAATTGTCAGTTGCAAAATACATAAGCCAGTATGCATTGAATCCATTTGCATAAAATGGACTTCCATTCAACATAAATTGCACTCCTTTAGTGCTTACGAACCCATCATCTGCTGCTTTTACTTGCAGAAACATCCCCTGTTTCTGAAATACAAGAATCGCAAGGAAAACAAGACCCCAGTACttcattttctcttctttctcctttctGTTTCTCTAGATGCTTGCAAAGAACAAGATCGATGAAGATTTTGTGAATGCTTATGCAGGTAAGAAAGTACTTTTTTCCTTGAAGAAAAACTAATGGCGATGGTGGCGATACATGGGAAAGTACTTTCTTCGCACGAGCTTACTCTCAAATAAGGCAAGTGgctaaaaacaaaacaaaatgtCAGTTACTATACAAAGATGGAATGAATATGTTACTTTATATTACCCAACGCGAGTGTAGAAAATGTCTAAATCATGATtataattcaagaaaaaacTAACGGTGATGGTGAGATTAGGTTAATTATTAGACTTTGGCAGGATATCGTTAATAATAAAGTTCACAAAGTAAGTAAATATATGGTGGTCGTCAGATACGCTGTTTGGTAGACTATTATCTTTTGTACCCACTCTTTCTCTCTATATCTGGGCCATCAAAGGAAGGAAATCAGATTCGGCTTCACATCACATATTAACATAATAatgtatttgataataaattaagagcATCTCTAGTTCTAAGTCACTCTTTTATACATGTTAAATTTCCTTATTACAAAAACAattattctataaaataatatttacgtaagatataaagaatatttatattaataatattgagGCATCcaactaataatattattattgataaatgaTGTTATAttgcttttaaaatataaattattaatactatAAGTTAATTGAGCTATGAAAATGAggcaaaaaaagaattgaaaaacAGAGGAAATtgcaaaataattatttgtcaaAAGTAACACATAAGTCCATTTATCAATAAGTAAAAGCACATagcagttttctttttcattgatTTCTTTCAATGTAATAAATATGGGTCAGACGTTTTTAGGTAAGATGGAGTAGATGGTTGAATGGTTTGGATTTCCTTGGCCCACATGGACCCGAGGGCAGAGCCGAAAGCCAGCATTAACTTTTCCCAAATTTTGGCGGAGATCACGGCGCCGCTTAGGGTACCGCCTTCACTTGCAGAAATTACTGCTTCGAATTAAGGACTTGTAATATACTGCTTAATTATATGTATAGTATCTTAAGTACTCAATTATATGTAATGTCAAGCACTAATTCTATATTTCAATTCGagtttaagttttattttatttgcagttaaaaaggaaatacaaaagtatgtatttttatatatatatgtattttatttgagggctcaaatacaaaagaaataataaaatttatgaggCGAGTTATGAATTTTAAGTGAATAAAAACACTCCTTGAGAGACAAGGCAACAAAAGCAAGGAATATAAGGGAATGGAGTAAGCAGTCAATCCGTTAAAAGTAAGCAAGAACCAGAGATGCTTAATTCTTTCTCACAAATTTACAGTTTTAATTGCTAGTTTTTACAGATTTCTGGAGaatgtttcttctttttaaattttgattcttaaaattttccttttttggcCTTATTGtgaatttatctaatttaatttggaATTGGTGGTATTGAATATCCGGTATCACGCTCCCACACTCATATATTCCTAAAACAGAATGAAAATATCATGAAATCCAATGATAGTTCCCGTACGCCACTAAATTTCTTTCAGCATCCACCATAAAAGCTGTACATACTTGTGGTCGGTGGTCTTAAGTTCAAACACTAactcattttcctttcttttaattgaatgtaagaatttcaaaatataaaaataaagaaattactGCATTCGGGTTGTGTGCACCACAAAAAGCTCGCAACGGTCATTATTACATGTATGCAGGCCTTTTTCATTCTTCCCACACGCGAAAGACATCTGCACGTGGTTTGGATAGGGTATGCCAGTACAATGTCCTTGCCGTCGGTGGTGGTCAGTGAACACTGGACACCCATACTTTCCTTGTGAAATTTACCTATTCAAGCCAATGAATCCATTTATGATGATCATTCGTGGCCATCCTTAGTGATGCGCACCCATAATTcagttgtgaattgtgatcgAGAAAGCaacagtatatatatatatatatatatatattaatataaccAACGATAGGTCGTGGACTTTTGAGAGGTTTTCTCGCATAAAGCCTGCTTGTGCCACACGTACCCATGTGGAAGAAGGCTCCAGTGccacaattacatatatatattaattgttttttgttttaccttaaaatCAGACATGATCCACATATTCGATTCATGCATATCTTTTGTTCGTTTTCAGTTCTTATCACGTATATAAGAGGTATTACAAAATAACATGTCGTGTCTGTTTGGAAAACCCAAGCAAGCACCCACCGACGCTGATTCGTAAGTTCATGGCAGGACTTGCGCATATGGAGGTGTTGGGAATTGCAGACACAACATCAGGTGTGCTTCTTACTTCTTGATATTGTACATTAAGACATATCACTGGTTTTTGCTTTTATTCTGAGGGACCCAATGCTGGACTGATGATCACGTGAGAGATATTTTCTCGCAAGACCTCGTTGTGCCCTAACGACCAACTGCGATTCAAAAGAAATCGCGATGTGTCTATGCGTGCATTATATGCGGGAAGTCGAAAATTTTCCAAAAGCATATTTCAACTATTGAAAAGGCAAATCCATCGGTGCTGtcaagatttttttaattttttactatttaaatcaCCAATATGCTTATTGGTTTATTCtgaatattaaattgatttgaatacttctttttttgtaaccttatatttttccttttattttccatttggccttttcttttattttatgattatttcaaaagaaacagaaaagaaaagaaaatccaaaCTCCTCTTTCAATCACTCAACAAAGGAAgcatttaagaatattaaatactattatCCCTTCTTTATCTTCACATTAcgaaatttattttctcagcttttttattttcataaaatatcactttttaaaataatttttttatagacaACCAacacatttaattaaataatactgatatgatattaataaattattattgttactGATTATCATTAGCTAATAGTCGATAATAATGTCAAATTAACTCTTCTTGAATCTCTTgtcattttaaatatgaattgTCTGtattattgtaaaataaaatttaactaataagATAACAAGCATCTGTAATAATGGCTTAAAGGATGAAGTCTcgtatatatttgtgaatgaaAATGTTAAAGAAGATAATATCGagtaatttttcaaattgaagaaaagattttagattctttgtttctttgcaTAGGCAAAAGCTCAAgcactgtttttttttttttttaaaaaaaaagggagGCAAAGTGCCTAGAAGCAATCAAAGATTGCACATAAGGGATAAGAAATTCCTGCTAAATCCTGAAACATAAAATTTGTGAAAGATCACGAGGGGAATCAAAAACTGGCAGCCATTGATAttgtttttttatgaattatttgtGTTTTAGTTTCAAAATACACGGTGTCGATGGATTTGAGGGAAGCAAACGACAACGGAGGAGGAGACACGTGTTTGTTTGTTCGCATGACGTGTCAGTCATTTTTGGATACTAAAGTCACACCTGACGTCAACTAACTAAGGAGATCTAGCCGTATATAATAGTGGGGTAATTGAATTAGATGTTTTGGGTTGGGTTTGGAATTTATAGTGGGCCTAACAAAGGCTTTTCATGATCAAGCTACCAACACAGCAACAGCCACCGCAAGAGTGGAGATCCCATCTCAGCATCACTTCATTGGTGACTAGTAACCTAGACAAGGCAACAATTTCCCCCGATCTTACAGGATTCGAAAACAGGAACAGAGAACTCCAAATGGACGGCAGCCATTTGTCTTTTATACTTTGAATCGATATGGACCGACCTTTGTCGTCTTCTTCTTGTTAGTTAAATGGAATGTTGAGTTTAAGACTTGTTGTCTTTTAGAAAATACTTCTGTTGTGCATGCCGTAAGGTATCCACTAAAATGGAAAATGAGTTATGTTGGATAAGCTTCAATAACGTCGAGCTCAAGACATCCGTAACAAGTCGGTTAAAGGATACGATAGGCTAAATAAGGAACATAGCTATTtctattaagaaaagaaaaaaagtagtTTTCCATTACGTATAGAAATAGGAGTTTGTTCAATGAGAATTTACTATATAAGGAGATGCCGAGTTGTGGTATCCCTCAAGAAAAAGCATTAGCTTTGTGTTTAGTTTTTAGAAAAGATTTTCTaaacatcaataaaaaaagGTAGTTTTTATTCAAATGCTAAGTGCTTAAGAAACTatatttggtatcagagctgcAGGATAAGTCGATCCTAACAGCCTCTCGTTAAACACCAATACGAAGATCATACGAACGTATTCTTGTAAATGTAGAACTATGGGAGCGGCGTGCAACACGGCCAAAAGAATTCACGCCTTCGTCAATTCAATGTCCTATACTAAACGCCACAAATTATACGGTATGGGCCATGAGAATGAAGGTGTTGATGAAGATATATAAAGTTTGGGACACAATCGAACCTGGAACGACAGATGCAGATAAAAACAATATCGCCATTGGATTATTGTTTCAAGCAATCCCGGAGTCTCTTGTCTTACAAGTCGGTGAGAGAGAGACCTCAAAGGAGATATGAAATGCAATTAAATCTCGTCATCTAGGTGCTGATCGTGTCAAGGAAGCAAGGCTCCAAACCCTAATATCAGAGTTTGAGAGAGTTAAGATGAACGACACGGATACAATAGATAACTTTGCGGGAAAGTTATCCGAGATTGCATCTAAATCAGCCTCACTTGGACAAACGATTGAGAAAACCAAACTTGTGAAGAAATTTCTCAATGGTCTACTGAAGCAAGTACATTCATATCATAGCGACCCTCGAGCGGATTCTAGATTTAAAATCTACGAATTTGAAGATATTGTTGGAAGACTAAAGGCCTATGAAGAACGTATTGTTGATGAGGAGAACCATGGAGAAACGCAAAACAAACTGTTATACTCAAACTCCGAAGATCACAGTTCTACGTCGTCACGAGGAAGAGGACGTGGAAGAGGAGGAAGAGAAAACAAGGGACGAGGCAGAGGAAGGACCAACACACAAGAACGAGAAACAAATCACAGTGATCAAAGCcgagggaaagaaaagaaggatagatcaaaaataatttgttatcGTTGTGACAAGTCTGGCCACTTCGCCTCCGTATGTCCGGAGAGGACACAAAGGGCGAAGCAAATAAAGTGGAGAGAAGGCTGAGATATCACTTTATATGCATGAAATTGTGTTTTTGAATGAAGAGAGAATAATACCAACGAACTACGATACCAAcaagaaggaagaaggagTTTGGTATCTTGATAATGGAGCTAGTAACCACATGACTGGTAACAAGACGTTCTTTTCGGAGCTCAACGAGAACATAAAGGGCAAGGTAAAGTTCGGAGATGGATCGTGCGTTGGAAATAGGAGGGAAGGGATCAATCCTGTTTCAAAGCAAAACCGATGAGAAAAAACTTGTTATAGACATCTATTACATTCCCGCACTCAAGAGCAACATCCTAAGTTTAGGACAAGCTACGGAAGTCGGGTGTGATGTAAGGATGAAAGAAGATTACTTAACGCTTCATGATTCAAGAGGGAGACTGGCggtaaaagttaaaagagCACCAAATCGTCTCTACAAGACAAGTCCGAAGATCGGAGAACCAATATGCTTACACACGAGAATAGGAGATGATACATGGAGGTGGCATGCAAGGTTAGGACATATAAGCTTTAAAACAATCAATGCTATGTCCAAACAAGAGATGGTTCATGGCCCTGCGAAaattagagaagaaaaaaggcCATGCGAGTCGTGTTTGGTTGGAAAACAAAGTCGTCAACCTTTTCCCAAGACAACCATGTTCAGAGCATCCGAACCTTTAGAACTACTCCACGCGGACTTATGCGGACCTATAACATCACCAACCGGTCGCATAACAAATACATATTTGTTATCATAGATGATTTTTCAAGATACATGTGGACTATCTTGATGAAAGAGAAGAGTGAAGCATTTGGTAGGTTCAAGGCGTTTAAAGGTTTAGTAGAGAAAGATCTTGGTAAATCAATCATAACTCTTAGAACTGATAGAGGAGGTGAGTTCACTTCAAAAGAGTTCAATGAGTTTTGTGAAGAAAGTGGGATCAGAAGACATCTCACAGCATCATACACACCGCATGACAAAGCGGTGTGGTAGATGAAGAAATAGGACCTTGTTAGAGATGACAAGGAGCATTCTCAAGGCAATGAAGGTACCAAACTACTTATGGGGAGAAGCAATACGCCATTCTACATACGTAATCAACAGAGTACCAACAAGAGCACTTGAGAACATGACCCCGTACGAATGCTTGCGAGAGAAGAAACCGAACCTAGCACATTTAAGAGTTTTCGGGTGTCTAGCTCACTCAAAGGTTGAACCCGCAAATCTCAAGAAGTTAGATGACAGATCAAAACCATTGGTGCATCTTGGGATTGAGCCAGGATCCAAGGCATATAGACTCTATAATCCAACAACACGAAAGGTTATAGTAAGTCGCAATGTGGTGTTTGATGAGAAGACTAGTTGGAATTGGAATGAAACAAAAGATGGACCAAGCAGGGATCCGGGGATGTTTTATGTCAGATGGGGTGAAGTTGTTGATGCAGGAGACGGACCTACTGTAATCGGAAACAATCAACATCAAGATCATGATGAAACCGAAAGTAATGAGTCCAATGATGACGAAAATCATCATGAACAAGGAGGTGACAACAATATGGATGATCAACAAGAGAATGAGGAGCAACCACTAAGAAGATCAACGCGTCAAGTCACTCAACCTGGTTATCTTAATGATTATGTCCTTCATGTGAGAAACTTCTCATCGATAAATGATGAGCCAAGGTGTTACAAAGAAGcaaagaatttattaaagtGGAGACAAGCATGCGTAGAAGAGATTAGTTCAATCAACAAAAACAAGACATGGAATCTAACTGATAAACCGAGTGGGGTAAAAGTGATTGGACTCAAGTGGATtttcaagatcaagaaaaaTGCAGATGGTACTATCAACAAGTACAAGGCTCGACTTGTAGCAAAGGGATATGTACAAGAATCCGGCATAGATTTTGATGAAGTATTCGCACCAGTTGCAGGTTTAGAGACCATACGATTGTTGGTTGGGTTAGCAGCATCACATGGATGGGAAACTCATCACTTAGATGTGAAAACAGCGTTCCTACATGGAGAATTAAGAGAAGATGTGTATGTTGAGCAACCTGAAGGATTTGAAGTAAAAGGTGAAGAACACAAGGTGTACAAACTTACAAAAGCATTGTACGGCTTGAGACAAGCTCCTCGAGCTTGGAACACAAAGTTAGATCAAATCCTAAAGGGAATGGGATTCATCAAATGCCCAAAAGAAACATCTGTGTACCACAAGGAAGAAGGAGGAAATCTTCTCATAATTACAATCTACGTAGATGACCTATTTGTGACCGGCAATACACTCAAGGTCATAAGAGAATTCAAGATTGGGATGTCAACAAAGTTTGAAATGTCGGATCTCGGGAAACTCACTTACTATCTCGGAATAGAAGTGATGCAAACCAAAGATGGGATCGAAATAAAACAAGAAGGTTATGCAAGAAAGATCTTGAGAGAAGCTGGCTTAGAAACATGCAATCCAACTCAAGTTCCCATGGAGTTCGGACTGAAGGTTTCAAAGGCACAAGATGAAGAAGAGATAGACTCTACGTGGTATCGAAGGAACGTAGGATGCTTAAGGTATCTCTTACACTCACGACCAGACTTGGCATTTTCCGTTGGAGTTGCTAGCAGATATATGCAAAATCCTCGTAAGTCACATGGTGATATACTTAAGCATATCCTACGGTACCTAAAGGGAACAGTTGCATTCGGGCTGAAGTTTGATCGTGGAGGATCAAAGAAAGTCATTGGGTTTAGTGATAGTAGTCACAACATTGATCAAGATGATGGAAGAAGCACCACAGGtcatatattctattttagaTCTTCACCAATTACTTGGTGTTCTAAAAAACAAAACACAGTTGCTCTATCGTCTTGTGAAGCCGAGTTCATAGCAGCAACAGAGGGAGCAAGACAAGCCATTTGGCTTCAAGACTTATTAAGTGAGATCACAGGATGGAAGACCGAGAAAGTCATCATCAAGATTGATAACAAGTCTGCAATAGCACTCACTAAGAACCCCGTATTTCATGGTAAAAGTAAACACATTCATAAACGCTACCATTTCATACGGGAGTGCATCGAGAGAGAACTTGTAGATGT is a genomic window of Ricinus communis isolate WT05 ecotype wild-type chromosome 2, ASM1957865v1, whole genome shotgun sequence containing:
- the LOC8288960 gene encoding mannan endo-1,4-beta-mannosidase 7 — its product is MKYWGLVFLAILVFQKQGMFLQVKAADDGFVSTKGVQFMLNGSPFYANGFNAYWLMYFATDNSMRNKVSSVFQEARNHGLTLARTWAFNDGQDRALQYSPGSYNEQAFQGLDFVISEAKRNGIKLVLSLVNNYESFGGKKQYVNWARSQGQSISSDDDFFTNSVVKGYYKNHIKTVLTRRNSITGVAYKDEPTIMAWELMNEPRCTSDPSGKTIQTWITEMASYVKSIDSNHLLEAGLEGFYGQSSSEKQHYNPNFQIGTDFVANNQIPDIDFATVHSYPDQWLPSADDESQQSFLNDWLNNHIQDAQNILHKPVLFAEFGKSSRTAAYNQRDQLFNTVYWAIYSSARGGGAAAGGMFWQLFTGGMDSFRDGYEVVFNENPSTAGIIADQSQKLNKIRKMYARLRNIEKWNRARQIRTAQWWAGNNSNKIKN